From a single Buteo buteo chromosome 14, bButBut1.hap1.1, whole genome shotgun sequence genomic region:
- the LOC142039605 gene encoding 2-oxoglutarate receptor 1-like has translation MASACTGNFTTLPGRAHPLTSCKDEDFLQVKSYVSVLYGLIFLVCFPGNIVTIFVYFVKMRPWKSSTIMMLNLAITDLLYIATLPFFIHYSANGNNWIFGDFMCKFVHLCFYFNMYSGIIFLSCFSVFRFFVVVHPIKCFFVQNRRWAVVTCTVVWTISLAAISPLGILIATRRTQNRTICLDLAAAEDLDASRWYNWLLTGLAFFLPLLTVTLCYTLIIYTLAIGPHARACYKLKARRLAVILLVVFYVCFLPYHVFRGIRLELRVRPVSCHLKNTILFMFIIAKPIAALNTFGNLLLYVVTGDNFQQAILSLLKFQTNKNLKRLVPSKSHGGRVQTCPQPASHSLPAIRVLRLTLPAPRES, from the coding sequence ATGGCATCTGCATGCACCGGCAATTTTACTACTCTGCCAGGCCGCGCACACCCGCTGACAAGCTGCAAGGATGAAGATTTCTTACAGGTGAAATCTTATGTCTCCGTCCTTTACGGCCTAATCTTCCTGGTGTGCTTCCCAGGCAATATCGTGAcaatttttgtttactttgtcAAGATGAGGCcctggaaaagcagcaccaTCATGATGTTAAACCTGGCTATCACTGACCTATTGTATATAGCCACGCTTCCTTTCTTTATACACTACTCTGCTAACGGAAATAACTGGATTTTTGGAGACTTCATGTGCAAGTTTGTTCACCTTTGTTTCTACTTCAACATGTACAGCGGTATCATCTTCCTTAGCTGCTTCAGCGTCTTCCGCTTTTTTGTAGTTGTCCACccaattaaatgcttttttgttcAAAACCGGAGATGGGCAGTGGTGACTTGCACAGTAGTTTGGACGATTTCCCTGGCAGCCATCAGCCCCTTGGGCATCTTGATTGCCACGAGGCGGACGCAGAACAGGACGATCTGCCTGGACCTGGCTGCCGCTGAGGACCTTGACGCTAGTCGGTGGTATAACTGGCTGCTGACTGGCCTGGCCTTCTTCTTGCCCTTGCTGACGGTGACCCTGTGCTACACGCTCATTATTTACACCTTGGCTATCGGGCCCCACGCGCGGGCTTGCTACAAGCTAAAGGCTCGCAGACTTGCTGTCATCCTCTTGGTGGTCTTCTACGTGTGCTTCCTCCCCTACCACGTCTTTCGAGGGATTCGGCTGGAGCTCCGAGTACGACCAGTTAGCTGCCACTTGAAGAACACAATTCTTTTTATGTTCATTATAGCTAAACCTATAGCAGCGTTAAATACTTTTGGAAACTTACTGCTCTACGTAGTGACGGGAGACAACTTCCAGCAGGCGATCCTCTCGCTCCTCAAGTTTCAGACAAACAAGAACTTGAAGAGACTGGTGCCATCGAAGAGTCACGGAGGAAGGGTCCAAACCTGCCCTCAACCAGCCAGTCACAGCCTCCCTGCCATCAGAGTACTCAGGTTAACCCTGCCAGCGCCAAGGGAGAGCTAA